The proteins below are encoded in one region of Amycolatopsis magusensis:
- a CDS encoding EF-hand domain-containing protein: MTRTLLPPDVDRSYGRCARRHNASTRGKGVSPMLTSTQIENIDRVFAMIDSSGDGRVTWDDFETLTRGIAEELGRDSKSTEIAELSAAYHGVWEYVSAAADLDQDGAVTRDEFRKAHSTQALSAGLLLDKWLVAADRCFDAADRDGHGYLTEDALAGVYRAGGITDRQVASAAFQAMDVNSNGRVDKAEFSANVRGLFEAVDKSMKGARMIG, encoded by the coding sequence ATGACCCGAACGCTGCTGCCGCCTGATGTCGATCGGTCGTACGGTAGGTGTGCGAGACGCCACAATGCGTCAACGAGAGGGAAGGGTGTTTCACCGATGTTGACCTCCACGCAGATCGAGAACATCGACCGGGTATTCGCGATGATCGATTCGAGTGGCGACGGCAGGGTGACTTGGGACGATTTCGAGACGCTGACCCGCGGGATAGCCGAGGAACTCGGCCGGGACTCGAAATCCACGGAAATCGCGGAATTGTCGGCCGCGTACCACGGCGTGTGGGAGTACGTCAGCGCGGCCGCGGACCTCGACCAGGACGGAGCGGTGACCAGGGACGAGTTCCGGAAAGCGCACTCGACGCAGGCGCTTTCCGCCGGGCTGTTGCTGGACAAGTGGCTGGTCGCGGCCGACCGGTGCTTCGACGCGGCGGACCGTGATGGCCATGGCTACCTCACCGAGGACGCGCTGGCCGGCGTGTACCGCGCGGGCGGCATCACTGACCGGCAGGTCGCCTCGGCTGCTTTCCAGGCGATGGACGTGAACAGCAACGGCCGCGTCGACAAAGCCGAGTTCTCGGCCAATGTCCGTGGTCTGTTCGAGGCGGTGGACAAATCCATGAAGGGCGCGCGGATGATCGGCTGA
- a CDS encoding EF-hand domain-containing protein — protein MSHDVTDRKFSILFDWFDHTDDGWLTRPDFEQMAELFTAVARPDDHENRAAMREAFTGWWDVLRDTGATDVQDRVGRQNFIEVMRTGVTKPENFEHLILGIVNALMRALDTDGSGELSADEYVRMYDALGVEPETSAAAFERLDRNGSGSISHAEFRTAIEEFYLSADPEAPGNWLLGSPSPA, from the coding sequence ATGTCGCACGACGTCACCGATCGGAAGTTCAGCATCCTCTTCGACTGGTTCGACCACACCGACGACGGCTGGCTCACGCGCCCCGATTTCGAGCAGATGGCGGAACTGTTCACCGCCGTGGCCCGCCCGGACGACCACGAGAACCGCGCCGCCATGCGCGAAGCCTTCACCGGTTGGTGGGACGTCCTGCGCGACACCGGTGCGACGGACGTGCAGGACCGCGTGGGACGGCAGAACTTCATCGAAGTCATGCGGACCGGCGTGACCAAGCCGGAGAACTTCGAACACCTGATCCTGGGCATCGTCAACGCGCTCATGCGCGCACTGGACACCGACGGCAGCGGCGAACTCAGCGCCGACGAGTACGTCCGGATGTACGACGCACTCGGGGTCGAACCCGAAACCTCCGCCGCCGCGTTCGAGCGCCTGGACCGCAACGGCAGCGGCAGCATCAGCCACGCCGAATTCCGCACGGCGATCGAGGAGTTCTACCTCAGCGCCGACCCGGAAGCGCCCGGCAACTGGCTGCTGGGCAGCCCTTCGCCGGCCTAG
- a CDS encoding glutamate decarboxylase, with protein MSLQRVITDEQDLQLAPVFAQRISEDVIPKGRVPENPMPAGVAAGIVQSRLLLDGRAALNLATFCTTSAEPELERIYADTAAINLMNREEYPASSEIEQECINMLADLWHEDDGNFIGCSTSGSSEAAMLAGLAMLRRWRERGGTGRPNLVFGTHVHVCWPKFCNFWEVEARMVPLAEGRTILDPALTAEAVDENTIGVVAVLGSTQDGRYDPVADIAAALDRVASDRGVDVPLHVDAASGGFFAPFLDMDFAWDFALPRVVSINASGHKFGLVYPGSGWCLWRDPEYLPQSLVFDCNVLGGHHPTFTLNFSRPASGVIAQYYQFLRNGLAGYQLIAQRCQEVARYVAKVVEAMGPFDIISDGEDLPVVALRLRDPEDVGFTVYHLSEALKGDGWHVPAYSLPPGLEHVDVIRVVCRQGFTLDLAAKFLESLAKHTERLAGHPYPLPEVSAVLTFTD; from the coding sequence ATGAGTTTGCAGCGCGTGATTACCGATGAGCAGGATCTGCAGCTCGCTCCCGTTTTCGCCCAGCGGATCAGCGAGGACGTCATCCCCAAGGGCAGAGTGCCGGAGAATCCGATGCCCGCGGGGGTCGCGGCGGGCATCGTGCAGTCCCGGCTCCTGCTCGACGGGCGGGCCGCGCTCAACCTCGCCACCTTCTGCACGACGTCGGCCGAACCGGAACTGGAACGGATCTACGCGGACACCGCCGCGATCAACCTGATGAACCGCGAGGAATACCCGGCGAGTTCCGAAATCGAGCAGGAATGCATCAACATGCTCGCCGACCTGTGGCACGAGGACGACGGCAACTTCATCGGCTGCTCCACCAGCGGCAGTTCGGAAGCGGCCATGCTGGCCGGGCTGGCGATGCTGCGCCGCTGGCGCGAGCGCGGCGGCACCGGACGGCCCAACCTGGTCTTCGGCACCCACGTCCACGTGTGCTGGCCCAAGTTCTGCAACTTCTGGGAGGTCGAGGCACGCATGGTGCCGCTCGCGGAAGGCCGCACGATCCTCGACCCCGCGCTGACCGCGGAGGCGGTCGACGAGAACACCATCGGGGTCGTCGCGGTGCTGGGCAGCACGCAGGACGGGCGCTACGACCCGGTCGCCGACATCGCGGCCGCGCTCGACCGCGTGGCGTCGGACCGCGGTGTGGACGTACCGCTGCACGTCGACGCCGCGAGCGGCGGCTTCTTCGCCCCGTTCCTCGACATGGACTTCGCCTGGGACTTCGCCCTGCCGCGGGTGGTCTCGATCAACGCCTCCGGGCACAAGTTCGGCCTGGTCTACCCGGGCTCGGGCTGGTGCCTGTGGCGCGATCCGGAGTACCTGCCGCAATCGCTGGTCTTCGACTGCAACGTGCTCGGCGGCCACCACCCCACGTTCACCCTCAACTTCTCCCGCCCGGCCTCCGGCGTGATCGCGCAGTACTACCAGTTCCTGCGCAACGGGCTGGCCGGTTACCAGCTGATCGCCCAGCGGTGCCAGGAGGTCGCGCGGTACGTCGCGAAGGTGGTCGAGGCCATGGGTCCCTTCGACATCATCAGCGACGGCGAGGACCTGCCGGTGGTGGCGCTGCGCCTGCGCGACCCGGAGGACGTGGGGTTCACCGTCTACCACCTGTCCGAGGCGCTCAAGGGCGACGGCTGGCACGTGCCCGCGTACAGCCTGCCGCCCGGCCTCGAGCACGTGGACGTCATCCGCGTGGTGTGCCGTCAGGGCTTCACCCTGGATCTCGCGGCGAAGTTCCTGGAAAGTCTCGCCAAGCACACCGAACGGCTCGCCGGGCACCCGTACCCGCTGCCCGAGGTCTCGGCCGTGCTGACCTTCACCGACTGA